The segment AAAGCTCTCGTCTCAGTCGCTCGCCTAAGAAAAGGTACCGGGTTGCTCCGTGATGACGAATAAGCAACCCAGCCCAATCCTTGCTTTCATAGAAAAAGGTGAATTTACTCGAATATTCGTTCAATGACTCAATATTTAGTAATCAAATCATGCGtttgttagatcatttagtgagAAATAAAACGAGAATAAAGAGAGAGTCCTCACCTCAATATCGACAACAATGACCTGGCAAGTGAAGTAAAGTAAAAGCAAAGTAGAGCCCGGTTGATGTCAAACGTTTTCAAATCTTACCCACCATATCCATTCATGCACGTTACTAGATGAAAAGTAAAAAATAAAGCAATGATGGTTTTTATCAGAGCCACTTTACAACCGGTTTAGCAACTTCTTCATGCCCCTACGAACGAAATAtttggagtttgacaactggttgacgccggttgatactcgaatgaatatatcGCCGGTAGATACTTGCTTTTCTAATGAGGTAGACACTTTTGCATGTTAAGGTTTCCACTTCAAACCATCCAGATTTACACTTCAATTTCTCGTTGTTGACACGGTTTACACTTGACTTCATTCAAACTGACACTTATGTATCTATCTAGGCGGGCGGGCACTTAACCAAACTCAGGTTGACACAAACTATACAAAAGTCTTAATTAGGGTGTTTTTTTCCGATCAACCCGAAACTCCGAACAGAACCGACCCTGACTAGACCTTTTCCCAAGCAACTCCGAATACTGGAAAATCTGAATGAAATTCGATAAGAGAAATCAGAGCATGTTTCTAAATTTGTGATAACTACTTATTTATGAGTGAGAAATGCTTCATGCGAGCACCCTTGGCGGCCTGCTTTTGAGACAGGGAGGCCATGCTCGTATCTATGCTTTTCATCATTGGTCTGGTCTACTCGTACCCCACCCCACAAGGTACATCTTCGACTACCGTGCTTCTTATCTTGACGCTATACATTCAGTTCAGTCAGTCCCAGAGACTTATCCTTCAGAAAAAGGTAATCCACCCATATTGGACTTTTCTTCACCTGGCCTCGCGGATTCAATACCGAATTCTCTTCGCATACCGGCCTGCTAATTCCGGGATTAGCTGTTCTCAATGACTGGTGGATGCCTCTTTTCTACCTTAGAAATCCTTTTTTTTTATGTACCTTCTCCCTCTCTACACCTTTTTTCCGCCTCGCCGCCCAGAAAGACCTATAGAAGAAGGAAGAATTCAATCCGTATACTCCAAGCGCCGTAACTATCGCACTTTCCAAGCAACCCTCCAATGAAGAAAGTGCAATTGAAACAATCAAGAACGGAAAAATAATTAGACTCCCTCGTCAATTGTTTGGATTGGAATTAGGCTCCTCTACTCTAGTCGTCCTCTTCTATTTCGGGCAGTAGCTCAGCCCGTTCCGGGCCTTCCTTTACTGAATCTATTAGTAGTTGCACTTTTCGACATATGCCTTTATTTAGGCATTGGTTGTAGGCATCCCCTTCTCTTCAAGGAATTTCTGCGCCCGGTTCCTGATCAAGTGTTGGAAAAACCGGAATATGATGCTTTCTACTTCAGCAGTAGGGTTGGCCTGAAGCCAGCCCATAGAATAGATACGGGCGTGTTCTACACAGGAGTTCTTGTAGAACATGTTCCAATCAAACCTCTTTCCCTTCGTCTCCGGTTTTCAATACGAACAAGTGTCATCCTCTTCTCCCATCGTTTGGATGGAATACCCACGTGGAGCTGACCTTCACTTTTCAGAGACAGGGGCAAGCCGATAATTTGTAGCCTCCCTGGTTGTTTTCTGGAAATTTCAGTAGAAGTGAAGCCCTGTAGGAGCTCCCTAAGGACTCTAGCTAAGACCTTTTTGAGACCCTGGGTGACTCGCGTGGACTTATCCCCTCTCGGTAAGCCGAAGACCATATCGTCTGCGTAGCGTGCGTAATAGAAGACTACGGCCCCATCCTCTCGGACCATTACCCTTTCAAGCTTGGCATCCAATATATGGAGATAGCAGTGAATGAGGACAGGTTCAATCGGGCTTCCGAGCGGTATTCCTCGCTTCTGGCACGTGTAACTCTTACCTTTTCTATCTACGTGTGGTTTTCATGAAAACCTATTTTATCAACCTATGGACTCCTTTCAATGACAGAGTCTTTGGAGCAAATTGGTTCAGGATTCTAAGGTTAGAAAAGAGTTACCACTCAAGGGAGGAACAGGATATGTGGAAGGCTATCCTGGTGGCTCAAGACTGACCGGTATACCTGGACCAGTCTATATTGAGCCATATTCATCAATTCGTCAGGCAATTTGGCCTCACACAATGTATCCCTGTTCCACCAGACGCTTAATCAACCCTGGAACACAAGAGAACCCTTCTTATCGAAGAGAATTGCGTATTAAACAGATGAGAGAAATAGCCCTAAATATGTGCATCGAGTAAGTCATTACCTTCTATTCGATCTCCAGTATCGCTCATCAAGTACTTGATCAGATTCCTCTTTTTTCTTGCAATTGCAAAGTGGTGGAAAAAATTTGTATTTCGGTCACCATGTCGTAGCCAATTGGCTCTGCCCCGCTGGAGCCATGCTACTTCTTCTTGTTCAAACAGGTTCTCGAGCAGCAGTCAAATTGACTTCCCCTGCTTGAGCGTAATGCCCGCCCCTGGTGTGGTGGAAAAAGCCTCGTTTTCTATTCCTTTTAAAGCTGCTGATGCGAGCTACCGAACAAACAAGATTAGTACAAAAAGCCACAACTAGCACTAGCTTTCGTGATTGCTTCTTTCTACCTTTCTCACTCCGGTAATTGCTCCTTCTCCAAAATATCACTACGGACAAGATGAGCTAATAGAAAAAGTTAGGGCAACAGATGATAGCGACTCGCCAGACTCGAACTGGCATAGGCGGATCGGATCAAACGAAATTAGCCTTTCTTCCATCAACAGGAATCGCTTTGATTTCGCAGTTCAAGAGGATGGTGGGGGCAACCTCTCTACATCTGCGGGCCGGTAGGCCAGCCAACTAACTCTTCAAATGAAGAACTGATTACTCCACATCTATGAACCTATCATTCCCCGCCCTTGCCCATTATTTCTTTTTGTATCACGCTAGGACTTTGCCTCTTTTTTTGAGGAAAAATATGGAAGTAGAATCTCCTCTCTTTTAGAGGCGTCTTCCAAATCCAATTTAAGATCAATGAGGTCTTTCAGAGAGCCGCTGCTCTTTCCATTAAATTCTAGGATCTCTTCGATCCTATGCGCAAAAGCAAGGTGTGAGCCCGCGACCCCTCGATCGCTCTCAGAGTCAATCGGCCCAAACCGGGTTATGAGCTCAACGAAAAAAAAAGTATTTTTAGAAATTGCCTGCAAAACCGCCTTGCGAGCGTTAGCGTCAGCGTCAGCGCCATCTCCCGATGGATATTTTTTGCGCATCTCCAATAGCGCCTTGGCCCTATTTTCTTCTTCGTctattggggaagaagaagaggtggaGTAGCAGGCGGATCTCATCCCTCCTGCGGACTTCCCCGTACTCAAAGTGACTCTGAGAGATTGCGCTTCTCTACTAATCGCATTCTGTTCAAGAATCACTGTTTTCATGATCGAATGACGAAATAGATATACGAACTGTATAGGATCATTCGCTGGGATGGGATAAGTGATTCTTTTATAGGATTCCCATGGGATCGTAGAATCAACTAAGGATGGAATAGGTATTTGTGATCGATCAGCTTCCAGTATGACCGAAGACTTTCTATCTGCATTCAGAATAACCACACAATCAGGTTGTTGGTTCAACCCAAAATTGATCTTCTTCTTTCTTGAACGGAATTTTTTTTTATTTGCAAAAGAATTGGTCAAAAACGCCCCGATCTTCCATTGAGAATCATCGAAACAATGAGAATTCACATTTCTTAAATAGCTTCTTAAATAGCTCGCCATTTCTTCCGTTatctcataaataaataaatgattGGTCTTTAAAAAGAAGGAACGGCCTTTTTGACGACTGGGAGATCCTATAAAATGAAGAGCGTTTCGTAAACAAATCAGTGTCTTGTCTGAATCGAGAATAGCAATTCCATTTCTTGAACCACGGATATAGACTTTGAAATGGTGATCAGCTACCCGACGGCCGAGATGTGCATTCGTACAAAGTAATTTAGTACAGACTATCGAAAGCATTGTCATTTTGCGATTTGAGTTCCGGAGATACAGGTGGTAAGTTATGGGTAATGCGGGGGAACTTTAAGACGAGATAGAATACCTAATATGGGAGTGGTTTAAGTGAGAGAATAGCTCCCTTACCAAACCAACTGAGCTATTTGCCATGTTTTTGACAAATGACCTAACTTTGATGTGATGTGCCCGGCTAGCCCGGATCATTCTTAGAGCAGTCGAGGTTACCGGAATTACGGCCTTCCGTACAAGAACTGGCACTATTGTAACTCGCTATGGGCCTCCTGCCTTCTCGAAAGAAACTGGCTTTTGAAGAAATTACTCTATTTTACGCATTTAGTTGAAGCGGATTCAAAGAGCTCTATCGAGCAAGGAAGGAGTATACTATACTGTAGCTGGATAAGCTAGATACCAAAACTTTGATAAAGATTGAGGCAACCCATTTGAGGAAGAACCGGACGGACCCCTGTGGAGATGGCATAAACAATCCTTTGACGAACTTTCTGGTTAACATAGAATCTATGAGTTTTTTATTCTAATTACTACTACTAACATTATTCAATCTGGTATCCAAGAATTTATTAAGCTCATCCCGCAAGCACATGTACACATCTTGGATTTGACCGTCTTAAGATGGAAGAAGATTCGTTCTCCTACCCATTTCTAAGTTAAGCAAGAGATAACTCATAATTTGATATGCACTCGCACTCGCATCTTGGGTCACTGGAACCTGATGATAATTACTCACTCCTTCATCCTGAGAAAGGATCTTGGCTATGAAAAAAAATGGATCACTAGCTTGCGCAGCAAATTGAATGAAACTTTCGTCCGAAGTAAACATTTCAGTCTGGTGTTCGTTATACCATTTAAGGGCATCATCTAAGTTCGAGAACTTTGGATACTTAAAGGCTGCAGCACATGCTAAGTGTTGACTGAGATTCTTTTTTTCCGACAGGTGGTTTTGTGCTTGAGGTTGAGGATGATCGGCAGAAAAGAGTAATAAACTTTTTGACAAATCACGCTCATGAAAATGCAATACACCTGAACGGTAGATTCTACCACGGAAGTCCATGAATGCTGGCAAATAGAATTGATAACCTTCGTATGCTGACGCAAGTCTTATTACAAAATCTTCATAACTAGCCTGCTGCACCTGTTTTAATAATTTATTTAACAGTATGTTATAGCTACAAGCATTATTAATACCTTTGACGTTATTGAAGTAGCACTCCCTCAATATGTCTGAGGCTTCTGTCGGATTCACGCGAGCCAGAGCATTTGGTAAAAGAAGCCCACACTCAACTAAACATTGACGATTCTTTTCCAGAAATCTCAAGAGCCTTTTGTTTATTTCAAACGCTTGAGACTGAAGCCCATTCAAAATATCACACATCTGCTTGTATTCTTTTTTATGTAACTTTATATAGAAGTGGTTTAAGTCATGGGAAGTTAATAGCCGAAAGTGATTCTAGATATCCCCCGTGGGTTTGCATAAGTAACCTCCTATCAGATCCGATAATGTATCAGGATCAGACCCCCTCTCTGCTGGTTGCCAATCCAAGGGTTTGCAAAGCATCGGAAGATTGAGTTTGATAGGGAGCAGATTTATGTTCAAATTGCACATAACATAACAAGAATTCTCTATATACCCTTGACCTTTCTTAAGAACCAGCACTGGATCTTCTTTTGTTACTCCCCTATCtgttgatatatgtagaacattTCTTTCAATCATGAATTGGAGCAAGTATTTCCCGATATCATAATGACactgaatttttttctttttctcttttttgctAGCACCTTTGGGCTGAACAACATCCTTAACTGATTCTACCTTACTAGTGAGTACTGCTTCCACCTTACCACTACCTGGTGCTTTGTATTGTAGAAACCTTGCTTGTTCTCGTACAGTTGAATTAAGTTGATCTATAAATCTAGCTGCCTTAACTGCGGATGATTCCTGAAGAGTGTTGAATACCAAGCCTAGTACATGAATCATGATAGCCTCAAGCGTATAGATACCAAACATCTTAAGCATAGGTAAGCTACTTGGTAGGCAACCCTTTAGATATTGCTTAGCGTTAGGCTGATCTTTATTAATCAAGAACTTTACTATGTTAGGAGTTACTTTAAATAGATTATCCTCATCGAACTTCATTGTGCAATTTGCAATTTGATTCTGTAAATCTATTAATTCAGTATCGGAAAACACACCATTTTGATTCTTCTTTTCATTAATCAACAACTTTCTAACATCATCCTGATACATATCAACATTAGAAGTCTTTTTCGTTTTGTCAATATCCAACAGCTTAGCGTAGTAATCGTTCCAGAACTCCTTAATAATACGTGCATTTTGCAAAGATTTCTCATTCTCAATGCTATCATCATATGTCTCGGAACAATAAAATAGAACCTGCATACTTTTATTTGTTACCCTTACTAAACCGCAGTAAGGATACGAATACGACTGAAATAAACTACTAGAATCTAAATATAAGGAAAGGATCAGAATAAGTACTAATGCTCTGTATAATACTTTTCCCCGAGCGATGGTTTAGCGGATTCGGAATTGTAACCAAGCATCCTGGGTTCTATACCCGATTCAACACTAGAGCATGCAGCCGATCCTGGATACATAACTATATAAAGTGTGCAGTTTTGGATCTTTATTGGTAGCCAGTCTTTCACTTCTGCCTCTCCACTCCCATGCCTTTCTTGGTCGGACCAACCCAACCGGCGATTTCCGACAAGTCTTTCTGCTTAGAGCAAGAAGCGGAACCAAAATAAAGCTTTCTTTATTTTCATTTATGGATAACCAATCCATTTTCCAATATAGTTGGGAGATTTTACCCAAGAAATGGGTACATAAAATGAAAAGATCGGAACATGGGAATAGATCTTATACCAATACTGACTACCCATTTCCATTGTTGTGCTTTCTAAAATGGCATACCTATACAAGGGTTCAAGTTTCGATCGATATTTGCGGAGTGGATCATCCCTCTCGAAAACGCAGATTTGAAGTTGTCCATAATTTACTGAGTACTCGGTATAACTCACGCATTCGTGTACAAACAAGTGCAGACGAAGTAACACGAATATCTCCGGTAGTCAGTCTATTTCCATCAGCCGGCCGGTGGGAGCGAGAAGTATGGGATATGTCTGGTGTTTCTTCCATCAATCATCCGGATTTACGCCGTATATCAACAGATTATGGTTTCGAGGGTCATCCATTACGAAAAGACTTTCCTCTGAGTGGATATGTGGAAGTACGCTATGATGATCCAGAGAAACGTgtggtttctgaacccattgagATGACCCAAGAATTTCGCTATTTCGATTTTGCTAGTCCTTGGGAACAGCGTAGCGACGGATAATTCCGAATCTACATAGGTCTAGTCCAGGGGACAAATCAATAGGAAATGCTATTTGCTTCTTAAGAAGAAGAACTTTTTTGAAATGAAAGAGTTTCCACGGGCGTCGGATATCATTTCTTCAAATAAGGAAGAAGTGTTATCGAAGGATTTCCTTCCATTCTTCCTAGTATGGAAGAAGTAAAGAAAAAGTACTGCGTCTCGATCTATACGAAAGGGCACTGGTTTTTTCTTTCGGTTTCATTGATAGCAGAAGAGTACGCTAGCTAGCGGAGCCTGAAAACGCTTGCTTGCGCCCCACCCCTACGGAAACTATTGCCTATGCTTGCTGCTCGCTCAGTGTCAGTAGAAGGGAAGAAAAGATGGTCACTCCTTTTAGGAACATGGCGAGCCTTACTTACGACTGTTGCACTTCACTCGCTGCTCGTTCATTCACTTGCTCATGAACTCGCTGCTTCGCCAGAAGCGACTAGTCGCCTCCTTTCCTCCGCCGAAAGATGCTTAGCCAGAAGCGACGAAGGAGGGGAGCTGGGGAAGGCCGACGATGGCAATGAGGGGGAAGCTGTCGTAGAAGCTTTGCCCCTTGCTTTACATAAATTGTTATGAACTTACTAAATGACCTTATTTATTCTCCCGGAACGCTAGCAAATCTAATAGTTCCATCTGCTCTTCTTAACTTAAGAACGAAGGCCGCCATCCTTCTTATTCAGGAACCCTTTGTTTGAGGAGGGCGTATCCCCGGGAAGGGGAGAGTGGCCGAGCGGTCAAAAGCGACAGACTGTAAATCTGTTGAAGGTTTTCTACGTAGGTTCGAATCCTGCCTCTCCCACTTGTTGTAGACTTAAGAGAAGAGAAAGTAGGCGGAAGCCTAGGAGGGCCAACCGAGCGAAGCTCTTTTTTTTTGCCGTGCCGTGAAGTGCAATTTTCTCGTATGCGTTTTAGAGAGGTTGTCGAAAAAAGACGATCTATAGAGATTCCCCATCTATATCCAATCGAGAATAGAAGCGAGTCGCTTCCGGCGTCGGCTTGTAGTCTCTGCAGTCGGCACACGCACGCGCCCGCCATCATGCCTCCTTGGTTCGGGACGAAGCCAAGCGAGACATACGATAGACGAAGGAAGCGCCCACCCAGCAGGAGGGCTAAAACCTGTAGTTTTGAAGTTGCAAACTCCAGCTTCGAAGCTGGAGTGCTTTAGCCCTTTTTTAAGCAAGAATCACCGTCTTGAGCGCCTTGCGCGCTCAAGAACAAGCAAGGGATGAGCGCTTTGTTGCTAAAGCGGATACGTTTTCTTGCTGGGGAAGGCTAGTTTGATCGAGGattggagaggagggagaggtgGAATAAAAAGCTCGGGATGGATTTTGGAGTCTTTGTGCGAGCCGTATGCGGTGAGAGTCGCACGTACGGTAAGGAGGGGGGTTCGCGTCTATACGTGTAGTGTGGTGGTTGGGCCTACCCACCCTATTTGTTCCATGATCTATGGGTCTACTGGAGCTACCCACTTCGATCAATTAGCCAAGATTTTGACCGGATACGAAATCACTGGTGCTCGATCTAGTGGTATTTTTATGGGGATTCTTTTTATCGCTGTAGGATTCCTATTCAAGATTACTGCAGTTCCTTTTCGGGCGGCTGTAGGACGGACGGCCCCCTATAGGTAGTAGGGTAGGGTGGGTGGTACCGCTCAGATAGCGGCCAATCCTCCTAACTGCGCGCGGGCCGGGCTTAGAGCGCGTGAAACTCATCACTACCTCGTAAGGGCGTTGAGACCATAGCATGTTACACAAAAGCGCCGCTTTCTCAGGAGTGTTGTCACACAGCTGCCCGACTAGAAGAGCTACTCGCTCTGTAGTGTTGTCACACAAGATAAGCACGCCGCCCGCCTGCTGGCCGGGCGAATCGAAGTTATCTTCCGGTCAACTGT is part of the Aegilops tauschii subsp. strangulata cultivar AL8/78 unplaced genomic scaffold, Aet v6.0 ptg000770l_obj, whole genome shotgun sequence genome and harbors:
- the LOC120976931 gene encoding small ribosomal subunit protein uS2m-like — translated: MTMLSIVCTKLLCTNAHLGRRVADHHFKVYIRGSRNGIAILDSDKTLICLRNALHFIGSPSRQKGRSFFLKTNHLFIYEITEEMASYLRSYLRNVNSHCFDDSQWKIGAFLTNSFANKKKFRSRKKKINFGLNQQPDCVVILNADRKSSVILEADRSQIPIPSLVDSTIPWESYKRITYPIPANDPIQFVYLFRHSIMKTVILEQNAISREAQSLRVTLSTGKSAGGMRSACYSTSSSSPIDEEENRAKALLEMRKKYPSGDGADADANARKAVLQAISKNTFFFVELITRFGPIDSESDRGVAGSHLAFAHRIEEILEFNGKSSGSLKDLIDLKLDLEDASKREEILLPYFSSKKEAKS